From the genome of Pygocentrus nattereri isolate fPygNat1 chromosome 25, fPygNat1.pri, whole genome shotgun sequence, one region includes:
- the tipin gene encoding TIMELESS-interacting protein isoform X1: MLDPLENGLFDIPDYDQIEDEAFPPLPPPLSPGDGNLEQDPFANGEGEEQGEVSKLPEVPVAKRRTVRRPQPKLDSQRLLSERGLPALRTLFDNVKFKGKEHEAEDLKVLMQKMENWAHRLYPKLQFEDFIDKLEALGGKKDVQTCLKRIRLDMPLIHEDFIGNNVVEAEDHLQEDVEPFGDGGFSEDPFIHSTPAPAPAPVTLTEEQQRRIELNKQLALEKRLARQKEQESLQSTLPDEPAASPPQHCLSQENQEDWEENTEKNDMPIKQEPPASQSSPLYDNESESPVPELTNGRDDNSN, encoded by the exons ATGCTTGATCCATTAGAAAATGGTCTGTTCGACATCCCAGACTATGATCAAATAGAAGATGAAGCTTTCCCCCCTCTTCCGCCACCCCTGTCCCCTGGGGACGGTAACCTAGAGCAGGATCCATTTGCCAATGGAGAGG GTGAGGAGCAAGGAGAGGTGTCGAAGTTACCCGAGGTTCCAGTCGCTAAAAGGCGAACAGTCAGGAGACCCCAGCCTAAACTAGACTCTCAGAG ACTGCTATCTGAAAGAGGACTTCCAGCGTTACGTACCTTGTTTGATAATGTCAAGTTTAAAGGCAAAGAACATGAG GCTGAAGATCTTAAGGTTCTCATGCAGAAAATGGAGAACTGGGCGCACAGACTATATCCCAAACTTCAATTTGAGGACTTTATCGATAAACTAGAGGCTCTAGGTGGCAAGAAAGATGTACAG ACATGTCTTAAACGAATACGACTGGACATGCCTCTGATACATGAGGATTTCATTGGAAATAATGTTG TTGAAGCTGAGGACCACTTGCAGGAAGATGTAGAGCCGTTTGGAGATGGGGGCTTCTCTGAAGATCCTTTTATCCATTCCACTCCTGCCCCTGCACCTGCCCCAGTCACTCTTACTGAGGAGCAGCAGAGGCGCATTGAGCTCAACAAACAGCTGGCTCTGGAAAAGAGGTTGGCCCGGCAAAAAGAGCAAG AGTCCTTGCAGTCTACTTTACCTGACGAACCTGCCGCAAGCCCCCCACAACATTGCCTCAGCCAAGAAAACCAGGAAGACTGggaagaaaatacagaaaaaaacgaCATGCCTATAAAACAAGAACCTCCCGCATCACAGAGCTCCCCTCTGTATGACAATGAGAGCGAAAGCCCAGTTCCAGAACTGACTAACGGCAGAGATGATAATAGCAATTGA
- the tipin gene encoding TIMELESS-interacting protein isoform X2: MLDPLENGLFDIPDYDQIEDEAFPPLPPPLSPGDGNLEQDPFANGEGEEQGEVSKLPEVPVAKRRTVRRPQPKLDSQRLLSERGLPALRTLFDNVKFKGKEHETCLKRIRLDMPLIHEDFIGNNVVEAEDHLQEDVEPFGDGGFSEDPFIHSTPAPAPAPVTLTEEQQRRIELNKQLALEKRLARQKEQESLQSTLPDEPAASPPQHCLSQENQEDWEENTEKNDMPIKQEPPASQSSPLYDNESESPVPELTNGRDDNSN; encoded by the exons ATGCTTGATCCATTAGAAAATGGTCTGTTCGACATCCCAGACTATGATCAAATAGAAGATGAAGCTTTCCCCCCTCTTCCGCCACCCCTGTCCCCTGGGGACGGTAACCTAGAGCAGGATCCATTTGCCAATGGAGAGG GTGAGGAGCAAGGAGAGGTGTCGAAGTTACCCGAGGTTCCAGTCGCTAAAAGGCGAACAGTCAGGAGACCCCAGCCTAAACTAGACTCTCAGAG ACTGCTATCTGAAAGAGGACTTCCAGCGTTACGTACCTTGTTTGATAATGTCAAGTTTAAAGGCAAAGAACATGAG ACATGTCTTAAACGAATACGACTGGACATGCCTCTGATACATGAGGATTTCATTGGAAATAATGTTG TTGAAGCTGAGGACCACTTGCAGGAAGATGTAGAGCCGTTTGGAGATGGGGGCTTCTCTGAAGATCCTTTTATCCATTCCACTCCTGCCCCTGCACCTGCCCCAGTCACTCTTACTGAGGAGCAGCAGAGGCGCATTGAGCTCAACAAACAGCTGGCTCTGGAAAAGAGGTTGGCCCGGCAAAAAGAGCAAG AGTCCTTGCAGTCTACTTTACCTGACGAACCTGCCGCAAGCCCCCCACAACATTGCCTCAGCCAAGAAAACCAGGAAGACTGggaagaaaatacagaaaaaaacgaCATGCCTATAAAACAAGAACCTCCCGCATCACAGAGCTCCCCTCTGTATGACAATGAGAGCGAAAGCCCAGTTCCAGAACTGACTAACGGCAGAGATGATAATAGCAATTGA
- the lctla gene encoding lactase-like a isoform X1, whose protein sequence is MAQCRLLRVCHVLVLALCVSATEDFDWTRNEKGSFYYGTFPTGFSWGAGSSAYQTEGAWDKDGKGMSIWDAFSHKKGKIYLNDTGDSSCDGYYTVKEDIRLMKDMKLNHYRFSISWPRIMPKGIKSDQINEKGIQYYDNLISMLLENQITPIVTLYHWDLPQVLEEKYGGWQNSSMINFFNDYANLCFERFGSRVKYWITFNNPWSIAVEGYETGEHAPGLKLKGTGAYKAAHNIIKAHAKVWHTYDTQWRSKQKGMVGISLSGDWGEPVDITNQRDIEAADRYMQFYLGWFATPLFNGDYPQVMKDYVGRKSAQQGLGSSRLPTFNPQEKSYIRGTCDFLGIGHFTTRYITQKNYPSIRGNSYFTDRDLAELVDPQWPDPGSEWLYSVPWGFRRLLNFVKSQYGNPMIYVTENGVSEKMVCTDLCDEWRMQYFKDYINEMLKAVNDGVNVKGYTAWSLLDKFEWDEGYSERFGLYYVDFRSKNKPRYPKASVQYYKRIISSNGFPNQREIESWKRKATETCTSSNQLLAADPLTSHMEMVTEIVVPTVCTLCILICAIFLMFLLKGRF, encoded by the exons ATGGCACAGTGCAGACTGCTGAGAGTGTGCCATGTTCTAGTGCtggcactgtgtgtgtctgctactgaGGATTTTGACTGGACAAGGAATGAAAAGGGATCCTTCTACTATGGAACCTTCCCCACTG GATTCTCTTGGGGTGCTGGCAGCTCAGCGTATCAGACAGAGGGAGCATGGGACAAAGATGGCAAAGGGATGAGCATCTGGGATGCATTCTCccataaaaaaggcaaaatctATCTGAACGACACCGGCGACTCCTCCTGTGACGGCTACTACACAGTCAAG GAGGACATCAGGCTAATGAAGGACATGAAACTGAACCACTACCGCTTCTCTATTTCCTGGCCAAGGATAATGCCCAAAGGAATAAAGT CTGACCAAATCAATGAGAAGGGAATACAGTACTATGACAACCTGATCAGTATGCTGCTGGAGAATCAGATTACCCCTATTGTAACCCTCTATCACTGGGATCTGCCCCAG GTTCTAGAGGAGAAATATGGTGGGTGGCAGAACAGCAGCATGATCAATTTCTTTAATGATTATGCCAACCTGTGCTTTGAGAGATTTGGCAGTCGTGTAAAATATTGGATCACGTTCAACAACCCATGG TCAATTGCAGTTGAGGGCTATGAGACTGGTGAACATGCTCCTGGACTGAAACTGAAAGGCACTGGCGCCTATAAGGCTGCCCACAACATCATTAAG gcacatgcaaaagtttggcacACTTACGACACCCAGTGGCGAAGCAAGCAAAAAG GTATGGTGGGCATCTCCCTATCTGGTGACTGGGGAGAGCCAGTGGACATCACAAACCAGAGGGACATTGAAGCAGCAGATCGATACATGCAGTTCTACTTGGGCTGGTTTGCAACACCACTCTTCAATGGAGACTATCCTCAAGTGATGAAAGACTATGTAG GCAGGAAGAGCGCTCAGCAGGGCCTTGGCAGCTCCCGCCTGCCCACTTTCAACCCACAGGAGAAGAGCTACATCAGAGGCACCTGTGACTTCCTGGGCATCGGCCACTTCACCACTCGCTACATCACACAAAAGAACTACCCATCTATCCGCGGGAACAGTTACTTCACTGACCGGGATTTGGCTGAGCTAGTGGATCCACAATGGCCTGATCCTGGATCTGAATGGCTCTACTCAGTGCCTTGGGGCTTCCGTCGCCTGCTCAACTTTGTGAAG aGTCAGTACGGAAACCCTATGATTTATGTGACAGAAAACGGCGTCTCAGAGAAGATGGTGTGCACAGATCTCTGTGATGAATGGAGAATGCAGTATTTTAAGGATTATATCAATGAAATGCTTAAAG CGGTTAATGATGGCGTAAATGTGAAAGGATACACTGCGTGGTCTCTGCTTGACAAGTTTGAATGGGACGAGGGCTACTCTGAAAGATTTGGTCTGTATTATGTGGACTTCAGGAGCAAAAATAAACCACGCTACCCAAAAGCCTCTGTTCAGTACTACAAACGCATCATCAGCTCCAACGGCTTTCCCAATCAGAGAGAG ATTGAGAGCTGGAAAAGGAAGGCAACAGAAACATGCACCTCCAGTAATCAGCTGCTAGCAGCAG ATCCACTGACCAGCCACATGGAGATGGTGACAGAGATTGTAGTTCCCACTGTGTGCACCCTCTGTATTCTCATCTGTGCTATTTTCCTCATGTTCCTGCTAAAAGGTCGCTTCTAA
- the crybgx gene encoding crystallin beta gamma X encodes MANSSEPHSYYCTPAQAPVSKLGSVLQRAFYGSSGRVTLFEQRNFAGRRLDLNSDCQKLSDKNFPERCNSVQVESGAWVGYEHENFRGRQYLWDMSDRGEYNCTEKWSAQGDRISSVRSVRQDTNPARAQLFERSGFSGKKVELQDDIPNMMTRYSFNRASSIRVLGGAWVVYQEPNYRGPHFILEKKDYNNYSDWGAQSSTVGSMRRVRFS; translated from the exons ATGG CTAACAGCAGCGAGCCTCATTCGTATTACTGCACACCCGCTCAGGCTCCAGTAAG CAAGCTGGGGTCTGTGCTCCAACGTGCCTTTTACGGGTCCAGCGGGAGG GTGACCCTTTTCGAGCAGAGGAACTTTGCCGGCCGGCGGCTGGACCTGAACTCGGACTGTCAGAAACTCAGTGACAAGAACTTCCCTGAAAGATGCAACTCTGTGCAAGTGGAGAGTGGAGC CTGGGTGGGCTACGAGCATGAGAACTTCCGTGGGCGGCAGTACTTGTGGGACATGTCAGACAGGGGAGAGTATAACTGCACAGAAAAGTGGTCTGCCCAGGGTGACCGCATCTCTTCTGTACGCTCCGTGAGACAG GACACAAACCCTGCCCGTGCCCAGTTGTTTGAAAGGTCGGGTTTCTCCGGGAAGAAGGTCGAGCTTCAGGATGATATTCCCAACATGATGACCCGATACAGCTTCAACAGAGCCTCTTCAATCAGGGTGCTGGGTGGAGC cTGGGTGGTGTACCAGGAGCCCAACTACAGAGGACCACACTTCATCCTGGAGAAGAAAGACTACAACAACTATTCAGACTGGGGCGCTCAGAGCAGCACTGTGGGCTCCATGCGCAGGGTCCGTTTCAGCTGA
- the lctla gene encoding lactase-like a isoform X2 — protein sequence MAQCRLLRVCHVLVLALCVSATEDFDWTRNEKGSFYYGTFPTGFSWGAGSSAYQTEGAWDKDGKGMSIWDAFSHKKGKIYLNDTGDSSCDGYYTVKEDIRLMKDMKLNHYRFSISWPRIMPKGIKSDQINEKGIQYYDNLISMLLENQITPIVTLYHWDLPQVLEEKYGGWQNSSMINFFNDYANLCFERFGSRVKYWITFNNPWSIAVEGYETGEHAPGLKLKGTGAYKAAHNIIKAHAKVWHTYDTQWRSKQKGMVGISLSGDWGEPVDITNQRDIEAADRYMQFYLGWFATPLFNGDYPQVMKDYVGRKSAQQGLGSSRLPTFNPQEKSYIRGTCDFLGIGHFTTRYITQKNYPSIRGNSYFTDRDLAELVDPQWPDPGSEWLYSVPWGFRRLLNFVKSQYGNPMIYVTENGVSEKMVCTDLCDEWRMQYFKDYINEMLKAVNDGVNVKGYTAWSLLDKFEWDEGYSERFGLYYVDFRSKNKPRYPKASVQYYKRIISSNGFPNQREIESWKRKATETCTSSNQLLAAARRKSKENKEHAEMPKVWPVHDEV from the exons ATGGCACAGTGCAGACTGCTGAGAGTGTGCCATGTTCTAGTGCtggcactgtgtgtgtctgctactgaGGATTTTGACTGGACAAGGAATGAAAAGGGATCCTTCTACTATGGAACCTTCCCCACTG GATTCTCTTGGGGTGCTGGCAGCTCAGCGTATCAGACAGAGGGAGCATGGGACAAAGATGGCAAAGGGATGAGCATCTGGGATGCATTCTCccataaaaaaggcaaaatctATCTGAACGACACCGGCGACTCCTCCTGTGACGGCTACTACACAGTCAAG GAGGACATCAGGCTAATGAAGGACATGAAACTGAACCACTACCGCTTCTCTATTTCCTGGCCAAGGATAATGCCCAAAGGAATAAAGT CTGACCAAATCAATGAGAAGGGAATACAGTACTATGACAACCTGATCAGTATGCTGCTGGAGAATCAGATTACCCCTATTGTAACCCTCTATCACTGGGATCTGCCCCAG GTTCTAGAGGAGAAATATGGTGGGTGGCAGAACAGCAGCATGATCAATTTCTTTAATGATTATGCCAACCTGTGCTTTGAGAGATTTGGCAGTCGTGTAAAATATTGGATCACGTTCAACAACCCATGG TCAATTGCAGTTGAGGGCTATGAGACTGGTGAACATGCTCCTGGACTGAAACTGAAAGGCACTGGCGCCTATAAGGCTGCCCACAACATCATTAAG gcacatgcaaaagtttggcacACTTACGACACCCAGTGGCGAAGCAAGCAAAAAG GTATGGTGGGCATCTCCCTATCTGGTGACTGGGGAGAGCCAGTGGACATCACAAACCAGAGGGACATTGAAGCAGCAGATCGATACATGCAGTTCTACTTGGGCTGGTTTGCAACACCACTCTTCAATGGAGACTATCCTCAAGTGATGAAAGACTATGTAG GCAGGAAGAGCGCTCAGCAGGGCCTTGGCAGCTCCCGCCTGCCCACTTTCAACCCACAGGAGAAGAGCTACATCAGAGGCACCTGTGACTTCCTGGGCATCGGCCACTTCACCACTCGCTACATCACACAAAAGAACTACCCATCTATCCGCGGGAACAGTTACTTCACTGACCGGGATTTGGCTGAGCTAGTGGATCCACAATGGCCTGATCCTGGATCTGAATGGCTCTACTCAGTGCCTTGGGGCTTCCGTCGCCTGCTCAACTTTGTGAAG aGTCAGTACGGAAACCCTATGATTTATGTGACAGAAAACGGCGTCTCAGAGAAGATGGTGTGCACAGATCTCTGTGATGAATGGAGAATGCAGTATTTTAAGGATTATATCAATGAAATGCTTAAAG CGGTTAATGATGGCGTAAATGTGAAAGGATACACTGCGTGGTCTCTGCTTGACAAGTTTGAATGGGACGAGGGCTACTCTGAAAGATTTGGTCTGTATTATGTGGACTTCAGGAGCAAAAATAAACCACGCTACCCAAAAGCCTCTGTTCAGTACTACAAACGCATCATCAGCTCCAACGGCTTTCCCAATCAGAGAGAG ATTGAGAGCTGGAAAAGGAAGGCAACAGAAACATGCACCTCCAGTAATCAGCTGCTAGCAGCAG CTAGAAGAAAATCCAAGGAAAATAAGGAACATGCAGAAATGCCAAAGGTTTGGCCAGTGCATGATGAAGTTTAG